The Ficedula albicollis isolate OC2 chromosome 24, FicAlb1.5, whole genome shotgun sequence genome contains a region encoding:
- the LOC101818143 gene encoding ubiquitin carboxyl-terminal hydrolase 42-like isoform X3, translating to MTPPRKSLFTPEKICMDWRQKRRPGAGLHNLGSTCYLNVILQCLTYTAPLANYLLSRQHSRFCRRQGFCMMCIMEVHVRKVLFSSATAIRPRAVVRDLKFIGEFQPDYPGDAYEFLRCTVNAMQRACLSGSRDSDSSSGETTIIHQIFGGYLRSRVTCLSCKTVSDFFRAFRDVLLKIKGALSLTTALEHFMAPKQTEGRKCFKCRKCKKKVAVSKVVTVHRAPRIFTVCLGRADDGTSRKLSQVVEYPECLDLRPYMSDPDREPLLYSLYAVVVHSGHTCLGGHFFCYIKASDGQWYKMNDVSVESCDLHTALGQQAYLLFYARCFNSQSKEMASPTLPPFLNQGESSSQAGSAQPQAVPGRIRVPKSRRSSAKEREKDKGDKERSRSPQWGNERHRCFINSNYSSSAGRRRKRTSPPDHDNTHRDATGPGPSSRSFQHAAAHRAAWEQPLPGERLQSKPSQLGCNLCRQLVKIRNYHQAQSKRRKLSFGAYKQKSQTYN from the exons ATGACTCCACCACGGAAGAGCCTTTTTACCCCGGAGAAGATCTGCATGGACTGGCGGCAGAAGCGCAGACCTGGAGCAGGACTGCACAACCTGGGCAGCACCTGCTACCTCAATGTCATCCTGCAGTGCCTGACCTACACAGCTCCCCTGGCCAACTACCTGCTCTCTCGGCAGCACAGCCGCTTCT GCCGCCGGCAGGGTTTCTGCATGATGTGCATCATGGAGGTGCACGTTCGGAAGGTCCTGTTCTCCTCAGCCACTGCCATCCGCCCCAGGGCTGTCGTCAGGGACCTCAAGT TCATAGGAGAATTTCAGCCTGACTACCCAGGAGACGCCTACGAGTTCCTACGCTGCACTGTCAATGCCATGCAGAGAGCTTGTCTGAGTGGGAGCAGAGA CTCGGACTCCTCTTCCGGAGAAACTACAATCATCCATCAAATATTTGGGGGCTATCTGAGATCCAGAG TCACATGCCTGAGCTGCAAAACAGTTTCTGATTTCTTCAGGGCCTTCCGGGATGTCCTTCTGAAAATCAAG gGAGCTTTGTCCCTCACCACAGCTCTGGAGCACTTCATGGCACCCAAGCAGacagaagggagaaaatgcTTCAAATGTAGGAA GTGCAAGAAGAAGGTTGCTGTCTCCAAGGTGGTCACAGTGCACCGTGCCCCCAGGATCTTCACGGTgtgtctgggcagggctgaCGATGGCACCAGCAGGAAGCTCAGCCAG GTTGTGGAGTACCCTGAGTGCTTGGATCTTCGGCCATACATGTCTGACCCCGACAGAGAGCCCCTCCTCTACTCCTTGTACGCTGTTGTGGTGCACAGTGGTCACACCTGCCTTGGAGGACACTTCTTCTGCTACATAAAG GCCAGCGATGGGCAGTGGTACAAGATGAATGATGTGTCTGTGGAGAGCTGTGAcctccacacagctctggggcagcaaGCCTATTTGCTGTTCTATGCCAG gtGCTTCAATTCGCAAAGCAAAGAAATGGCTTCTCCAACACTCCCTCCCTTCCTCAATCAGGGGGagtccagcagccaggcaggctctgcacaaccacaggctgtgcctggcaggattAGGGTGCCAAAGAGCCGGAGGAGCAGTGccaaggagagggagaaagacaAGGGGGACAAGGAGAGGAGCAGGTCCCCGCAGTGGGGCAATGAACGCCACAGATGTTTCATCAACTCCAActacagcagctcagcagggaggaggaggaagagaacgAGTCCTCCAGATCATGACAACACCCACAGGGATGCCACAGGTCCAGGGCCCTCCAGCAGGAGCTTCCAGcatgctgcagcacacagggctgcttGGGAACAGCCCCTGCCAGGAGAGAGACTGCAGAGCAAACCctcacagctgggctgcaaTCTCTGCAGACAGCTCGTGAAGATCAGGAACTACCACCAGGCACAAAGCAAGAGGAGGAAACTCTCATTTGGAGCCTACAAGCAGAAGAGCCAAACCTATAATTAA
- the LOC101818143 gene encoding ubiquitin carboxyl-terminal hydrolase 42-like isoform X2, whose translation MSKLDLPWESSSLHIPLSCWLVPGKRGHPPPGYHLLSVLGEGMTPPRKSLFTPEKICMDWRQKRRPGAGLHNLGSTCYLNVILQCLTYTAPLANYLLSRQHSRFFIGEFQPDYPGDAYEFLRCTVNAMQRACLSGSRDSDSSSGETTIIHQIFGGYLRSRVTCLSCKTVSDFFRAFRDVLLKIKGALSLTTALEHFMAPKQTEGRKCFKCRKCKKKVAVSKVVTVHRAPRIFTVCLGRADDGTSRKLSQVVEYPECLDLRPYMSDPDREPLLYSLYAVVVHSGHTCLGGHFFCYIKASDGQWYKMNDVSVESCDLHTALGQQAYLLFYARCFNSQSKEMASPTLPPFLNQGESSSQAGSAQPQAVPGRIRVPKSRRSSAKEREKDKGDKERSRSPQWGNERHRCFINSNYSSSAGRRRKRTSPPDHDNTHRDATGPGPSSRSFQHAAAHRAAWEQPLPGERLQSKPSQLGCNLCRQLVKIRNYHQAQSKRRKLSFGAYKQKSQTYN comes from the exons atgtccaagCTGGACCTGCCCTGGGAGAGCTCCAGTCTCCATATCCCCTTGTCCTGTTGGTTGGTGCCTGGGAAAAGAGGCCACCCCCCACCTGGCTAccacctcctttcag TCCTTGGCGAGGGGATGACTCCACCACGGAAGAGCCTTTTTACCCCGGAGAAGATCTGCATGGACTGGCGGCAGAAGCGCAGACCTGGAGCAGGACTGCACAACCTGGGCAGCACCTGCTACCTCAATGTCATCCTGCAGTGCCTGACCTACACAGCTCCCCTGGCCAACTACCTGCTCTCTCGGCAGCACAGCCGCTTCT TCATAGGAGAATTTCAGCCTGACTACCCAGGAGACGCCTACGAGTTCCTACGCTGCACTGTCAATGCCATGCAGAGAGCTTGTCTGAGTGGGAGCAGAGA CTCGGACTCCTCTTCCGGAGAAACTACAATCATCCATCAAATATTTGGGGGCTATCTGAGATCCAGAG TCACATGCCTGAGCTGCAAAACAGTTTCTGATTTCTTCAGGGCCTTCCGGGATGTCCTTCTGAAAATCAAG gGAGCTTTGTCCCTCACCACAGCTCTGGAGCACTTCATGGCACCCAAGCAGacagaagggagaaaatgcTTCAAATGTAGGAA GTGCAAGAAGAAGGTTGCTGTCTCCAAGGTGGTCACAGTGCACCGTGCCCCCAGGATCTTCACGGTgtgtctgggcagggctgaCGATGGCACCAGCAGGAAGCTCAGCCAG GTTGTGGAGTACCCTGAGTGCTTGGATCTTCGGCCATACATGTCTGACCCCGACAGAGAGCCCCTCCTCTACTCCTTGTACGCTGTTGTGGTGCACAGTGGTCACACCTGCCTTGGAGGACACTTCTTCTGCTACATAAAG GCCAGCGATGGGCAGTGGTACAAGATGAATGATGTGTCTGTGGAGAGCTGTGAcctccacacagctctggggcagcaaGCCTATTTGCTGTTCTATGCCAG gtGCTTCAATTCGCAAAGCAAAGAAATGGCTTCTCCAACACTCCCTCCCTTCCTCAATCAGGGGGagtccagcagccaggcaggctctgcacaaccacaggctgtgcctggcaggattAGGGTGCCAAAGAGCCGGAGGAGCAGTGccaaggagagggagaaagacaAGGGGGACAAGGAGAGGAGCAGGTCCCCGCAGTGGGGCAATGAACGCCACAGATGTTTCATCAACTCCAActacagcagctcagcagggaggaggaggaagagaacgAGTCCTCCAGATCATGACAACACCCACAGGGATGCCACAGGTCCAGGGCCCTCCAGCAGGAGCTTCCAGcatgctgcagcacacagggctgcttGGGAACAGCCCCTGCCAGGAGAGAGACTGCAGAGCAAACCctcacagctgggctgcaaTCTCTGCAGACAGCTCGTGAAGATCAGGAACTACCACCAGGCACAAAGCAAGAGGAGGAAACTCTCATTTGGAGCCTACAAGCAGAAGAGCCAAACCTATAATTAA
- the LOC101818143 gene encoding ubiquitin carboxyl-terminal hydrolase 42-like isoform X1, with protein sequence MSKLDLPWESSSLHIPLSCWLVPGKRGHPPPGYHLLSVLGEGMTPPRKSLFTPEKICMDWRQKRRPGAGLHNLGSTCYLNVILQCLTYTAPLANYLLSRQHSRFCRRQGFCMMCIMEVHVRKVLFSSATAIRPRAVVRDLKFIGEFQPDYPGDAYEFLRCTVNAMQRACLSGSRDSDSSSGETTIIHQIFGGYLRSRVTCLSCKTVSDFFRAFRDVLLKIKGALSLTTALEHFMAPKQTEGRKCFKCRKCKKKVAVSKVVTVHRAPRIFTVCLGRADDGTSRKLSQVVEYPECLDLRPYMSDPDREPLLYSLYAVVVHSGHTCLGGHFFCYIKASDGQWYKMNDVSVESCDLHTALGQQAYLLFYARCFNSQSKEMASPTLPPFLNQGESSSQAGSAQPQAVPGRIRVPKSRRSSAKEREKDKGDKERSRSPQWGNERHRCFINSNYSSSAGRRRKRTSPPDHDNTHRDATGPGPSSRSFQHAAAHRAAWEQPLPGERLQSKPSQLGCNLCRQLVKIRNYHQAQSKRRKLSFGAYKQKSQTYN encoded by the exons atgtccaagCTGGACCTGCCCTGGGAGAGCTCCAGTCTCCATATCCCCTTGTCCTGTTGGTTGGTGCCTGGGAAAAGAGGCCACCCCCCACCTGGCTAccacctcctttcag TCCTTGGCGAGGGGATGACTCCACCACGGAAGAGCCTTTTTACCCCGGAGAAGATCTGCATGGACTGGCGGCAGAAGCGCAGACCTGGAGCAGGACTGCACAACCTGGGCAGCACCTGCTACCTCAATGTCATCCTGCAGTGCCTGACCTACACAGCTCCCCTGGCCAACTACCTGCTCTCTCGGCAGCACAGCCGCTTCT GCCGCCGGCAGGGTTTCTGCATGATGTGCATCATGGAGGTGCACGTTCGGAAGGTCCTGTTCTCCTCAGCCACTGCCATCCGCCCCAGGGCTGTCGTCAGGGACCTCAAGT TCATAGGAGAATTTCAGCCTGACTACCCAGGAGACGCCTACGAGTTCCTACGCTGCACTGTCAATGCCATGCAGAGAGCTTGTCTGAGTGGGAGCAGAGA CTCGGACTCCTCTTCCGGAGAAACTACAATCATCCATCAAATATTTGGGGGCTATCTGAGATCCAGAG TCACATGCCTGAGCTGCAAAACAGTTTCTGATTTCTTCAGGGCCTTCCGGGATGTCCTTCTGAAAATCAAG gGAGCTTTGTCCCTCACCACAGCTCTGGAGCACTTCATGGCACCCAAGCAGacagaagggagaaaatgcTTCAAATGTAGGAA GTGCAAGAAGAAGGTTGCTGTCTCCAAGGTGGTCACAGTGCACCGTGCCCCCAGGATCTTCACGGTgtgtctgggcagggctgaCGATGGCACCAGCAGGAAGCTCAGCCAG GTTGTGGAGTACCCTGAGTGCTTGGATCTTCGGCCATACATGTCTGACCCCGACAGAGAGCCCCTCCTCTACTCCTTGTACGCTGTTGTGGTGCACAGTGGTCACACCTGCCTTGGAGGACACTTCTTCTGCTACATAAAG GCCAGCGATGGGCAGTGGTACAAGATGAATGATGTGTCTGTGGAGAGCTGTGAcctccacacagctctggggcagcaaGCCTATTTGCTGTTCTATGCCAG gtGCTTCAATTCGCAAAGCAAAGAAATGGCTTCTCCAACACTCCCTCCCTTCCTCAATCAGGGGGagtccagcagccaggcaggctctgcacaaccacaggctgtgcctggcaggattAGGGTGCCAAAGAGCCGGAGGAGCAGTGccaaggagagggagaaagacaAGGGGGACAAGGAGAGGAGCAGGTCCCCGCAGTGGGGCAATGAACGCCACAGATGTTTCATCAACTCCAActacagcagctcagcagggaggaggaggaagagaacgAGTCCTCCAGATCATGACAACACCCACAGGGATGCCACAGGTCCAGGGCCCTCCAGCAGGAGCTTCCAGcatgctgcagcacacagggctgcttGGGAACAGCCCCTGCCAGGAGAGAGACTGCAGAGCAAACCctcacagctgggctgcaaTCTCTGCAGACAGCTCGTGAAGATCAGGAACTACCACCAGGCACAAAGCAAGAGGAGGAAACTCTCATTTGGAGCCTACAAGCAGAAGAGCCAAACCTATAATTAA
- the LOC101817829 gene encoding classical arabinogalactan protein 9-like encodes MARCRPYSFLFSLNPPEQIDRGANSSWGVPDVLYDPQDLNNFLPRSRTVWEPAPSTDPAQPEGCPGPPGDLLQQCLRAAGITEQLLEAEARRDRGSSQPPVASPSAQPSVQHPGPLPSLPLAVGPAQLGGQPVTATALPVPQLLVLQQVPQRIILQVKQPGPTTLALLPSPAPCVLGSGQGPGPPAHKASGHPHPGSLSPRGQQRPAAAAPQHGGIPTGKAVGVELWHGESFWGLQPHWGKLDSFVSYF; translated from the exons ATGGCCAGGTGCCGCCCCTAcagcttccttttttccctgaacCCCCCAGAGCAAA TTGACAGAGGAGCCAACAGCAGCTGGGGTGTGCCAGATGTACTTTA CGATCCTCAAGACTTGAACAATTTTTTGCCTAGATCCAGAACG gTGTGGGAGCCCGCGCCGAGCACCGACCCCGCCCAGCCCGAGGGTTGCCCGGGGCCACCCGGggacctgctgcagcagtgcctgcgAGCCGCGGGCATCacggagcagctgctggaggccgAGGCCAGGCGGGAccggggcagctcccagcccccgGTGGCCTCCCCCAGCGCCCAGCCCTCCGTGCAGCACCCGGGGCCGCTCCCCAGCCTCCCGCTGGCCGTGGGGCCAGCCCAGCTCGGGGGACAGCCGGTGACAGCCACCGCCCTGCCGGTGCCGCAGCTGCTGGTCCTGCAGCAG GTGCCGCAGAGGATCATCCTGCAGGTGAAGCAGCCGGGCCCCAccaccctggccctgctgcccagcccagccccctgtgtcctggggagcGGCCAGGGCCCGGGGCCACCAGCCCACAAAGCCAGTGGCCACCCCCATCCCGGCAGCCTGTCGCCCCGCGGGCAGCAGCGCCCCGCAGCAGCGGCACCCCAGCACGGCGGCATCCCCACGGGCAAGGCTGTGGGAGTCGAGCTGTGGCACGGGGAAAGCTTCTGGGGCCTGCAGCCGCACTGGGGGAAACTGGACTCGTTCGTTTCTTACTTTTAG